One window of Saccharomyces mikatae IFO 1815 strain IFO1815 genome assembly, chromosome: 8 genomic DNA carries:
- the STB5 gene encoding Stb5p (similar to Saccharomyces cerevisiae STB5 (YHR178W); ancestral locus Anc_5.59), with amino-acid sequence MNGANVAQQGGRPQRATELYSCARCRKLKKKCGKQIPTCANCDKNGAYCSYPGRAPRRTKKELADAMLRGEYVPVKRNKKAGKSPLSDKSMMTSSSSLSTNGAITPGFSPYENDDAHKNKQLKPTDPINLVIGASPNSSEGVSSLISVLTSLNDSSNPSSNLSSNENSMIPSRSMPAPVQHNPSSFGGYNTPSPLITGSTPANTHSVPLQNNNRNPDNSDNGNTINHNNTQNNLSSYENKSVPSGKYDSVPVDASSIEFETLSCCFKGGRTTSWVREDGSFKSIDRSLLDRFIAAYFKHNHRLFPMIDKIAFLNDAATITDFETFCDNKNFPDSFVFKVYMIMAIGCTTLQRAGMVSQDEECLSEHLAFLAMKKFRSVIILQDIETVRCLLLLGIYSFFEPKGSSSWTISGIIMRLTIGLGLNRELTAKKLKSMSALEAEARYRVFWSAYCFERLVCTSLGRISGIDDEDITVPLPRALYVDERDDLEMTKLMISLRKMGGRIYKQVHSVSAGRQKLTIEQKQVIINGLRKELDEIYSRESERRRLKSSQMDQVERENNSSTNVISFHSSEIWLAMRYSQLQILLYRPSALIPKPPIDSLSTLGEFCLQAWKHTYTLYKKRLLPLNWITLFRTLTICNTILYCLCQWSIDLIESKIEIQQCVEILRHFGERWIFAMKCADVFQNISNTILDISLSHGKVPNMDQLTRELFGASDSYQDILDENNVDVSWVDKLV; translated from the coding sequence ATGAATGGTGCTAATGTTGCACAACAAGGCGGGAGGCCACAACGCGCTACCGAATTGTATTCGTGTGCACGTTGTAggaaattaaagaagaagtgtGGTAAACAAATACCAACATGTGCGAATTGTGATAAAAATGGAGCATATTGTTCGTATCCAGGTAGAGCCCCAAGACGCACTAAGAAAGAGTTGGCAGATGCCATGCTCCGAGGGGAATATGTTCCAGTAAAAAGGAATAAGAAAGCAGGAAAGAGCCCTTTGAGTGATAAGAGTATGATGACCTCTTCTAGTTCATTATCGACAAATGGCGCTATAACGCCGGGGTTTTCACCTTATGAAAACGATGATGCGCATAAGAATAAACAGCTAAAACCCACCGATCCTATAAATCTTGTCATTGGAGCAAGTCCGAATTCTAGTGAAGGTGTGTCATCGCTAATTTCGGTGCTTACGTCATTGAATGATAGTTCCAATCCTTCCTCGAATTTATCTTCTAACGAAAATTCCATGATACCTTCCCGATCGATGCCTGCTCCGGTACAACATAATCCGTCATCATTTGGAGGATACAACACGCCTTCACCGCTAATTACCGGTTCAACACCCGCAAATACCCATTCTGTACCGCTACAAAACAACAATCGCAATCCTGACAACAGTGATAACGGCAACACTATTAACCACAATAATACACAGAACAATCTTAGCTcttatgaaaataaatcTGTTCCTAGTGGAAAATACGATTCTGTACCAGTTGATGCATCCTCTATTGAGTTTGAAACCCTTTCATGTTGTTTTAAAGGTGGCAGAACAACATCATGGGTCAGAGAGGATGGTTCGTTCAAATCAATCGATAGGTCTTTACTGGACAGGTTTATTGCTGCATACTTTAAACACAATCATCGTTTATTTCCCATGATTGATAAAATAGCTTTCCTAAATGACGCAGCCACGATTACAGACTTCGAAACATTCTGTGACAATAAAAACTTTCCTGACAGCTTTGTTTTCAAAGTATACATGATAATGGCCATTGGTTGCACAACTTTACAACGTGCTGGTATGGTTTCACAGGACGAAGAATGTCTCAGTGAGCATTTGGCATTTTTGGCcatgaagaaatttcgCAGCGTTATAATATTACAAGATATCGAAACAGTACGATGTCTGTTATTGTTGGGTATTTATTCCTTCTTTGAGCCAAAGGGCTCCTCATCATGGACGATCAGCGGTATCATAATGAGATTGACCATAGGACTAGGTCTAAATAGGGAATTGACTGCGAAAAAACTCAAGAGTATGTCTGCCTTAGAAGCAGAAGCAAGATATAGGGTGTTCTGGAGTGCCTACTGCTTTGAGAGGCTAGTATGCACTTCACTGGGACGTATTTCTGGAATAGACGACGAAGACATCACCGTACCACTCCCAAGGGCGCTGTATGTAGATGAAAGGGACGATTTGGAGATGACTAAGTTGATGATATCGTTAAGAAAAATGGGTGGTCGCATATATAAACAAGTTCACTCTGTAAGTGCAGGGCGACAAAAATTAACCATAGAACAAAAGCAGGTGATCATAAATGGATTGCGTAAGGAGTTAGACGAAATTTACTCTCGGGAATCAGAAAGAAGGAGACTGAAAAGTTCTCAAATGGACCAGGtggaaagagaaaacaattCTTCTACAAATGTAATATCCTTCCATAGTTCAGAGATTTGGTTGGCAATGAGGTACTCTCAATTGCAAATCTTACTGTACAGACCATCTGCATTGATACCGAAACCGCCTATTGACTCATTGTCTACATTGGGCGAATTTTGCCTGCAAGCGTGGAAACACACTTACACGTTGTACAAGAAGCGACTGTTGCCCTTAAATTGGATAACCCTTTTTAGAACATTAACCATTTGTAACACTATTTTATACTGCCTTTGTCAGTGGAGCATTGACCTTATTGAGAGTAAAATCGAGATCCAGCAGTGTGTTGAGATACTAAGGCATTTCGGCGAAAGATGGATTTTCGCTATGAAGTGCGCAGacgtttttcaaaacataaGTAACACCATTCTCGACATTAGTTTGAGTCATGGCAAAGTTCCTAATATGGACCAACTAACAAGAGAGTTATTTGGCGCCAGCGATTCTTACCAAGATATAttagatgaaaataatgtcGACGTCTCCTGGGTTGATAAACTTGTATGA
- the OYE2 gene encoding NADPH dehydrogenase (similar to Saccharomyces cerevisiae OYE2 (YHR179W); ancestral locus Anc_5.58): MPFVKDFKPQALGDTNLFKPIKIGKNELLHRAVIPPLTRMRAHHPGNVPNKDWAVEYYAQRAQRPGTLIVTEGTFISPQSGGYDNAPGIWSEEQMKEWTKIFKAIHDRKSFAWVQLWVLGWAAFPDTLARDGLRYDSASDNVYMSAEQEEKAKKANNPQHSLTKDEIKQYIKEYVQAAKNSIAAGADGVEIHSANGYLLNQFLDPHSNNRTDEYGGSIENRARFTLEVVDAIVDAIGHEKVGLRLSPYGVFNSMSGGAETGIVAQFAYVLGELERRAKAGKRLAFVHLVEPRVTNPFLAEGEGEYHGGSNDFVYSIWKGPIIRAGNFALHPEVVREEVKDPRTLIGYGRFFISNPDLVDRLEKGLPLNKYDRDTFYKMSAEGYIDYPTYEEALKLGWDKN, encoded by the coding sequence ATGCCATTTGTTAAAGACTTTAAGCCACAAGCTTTGGGTGACACCAACCTATTTAAGCCAATCAAAATTGGAAAGAATGAACTTTTGCATCGTGCTGTCATCCCACCATTAACCAGAATGAGAGCACATCATCCAGGCAATGTTCCAAACAAAGACTGGGCAGTTGAATACTACGCTCAACGTGCTCAAAGACCTGGTACCTTGATTGTTACTGAGGGTACTTTCATCTCTCCACAATCCGGTGGCTACGACAATGCTCCAGGTATTTGGTCCGAAGAGCAAATGAAGGAATGGACCAAGATTTTTAAGGCTATTCATGATAGAAAGTCGTTCGCTTGGGTCCAATTGTGGGTGCTAGGTTGGGCTGCTTTCCCAGACACTCTTGCTAGAGATGGTTTGCGTTACGATTCCGCTTCTGACAATGTCTATATGAGTGCGGAACAAGAGGAAAAGGCCAAAAAGGCTAACAACCCACAGCACAGTCTAACAAAGGACGAAATCAAGCAATACATCAAAGAATACGTCCAAGCTGCCAAGAATTCTATTGCTGCCGGTGCCGACGGTGTTGAAATTCACAGTGCCAACGGTTACTTGTTGAACCAATTCTTAGATCCTCATTCCAATAACAGGACCGATGAGTATGGTGGATCCATCGAAAACAGAGCCCGTTTCACTTTGGAAGTAGTTGATGCGATTGTCGATGCTATTGGCCACGAGAAAGTTGGTTTGAGATTATCACCATATGGTGTTTTCAACAGCATGTCTGGTGGTGCTGAAACTGGTATCGTCGCCCAATTTGCTTACGTCTTGGGTGAACTAGAAAGAAGAGCTAAAGCAGGTAAACGCTTAGCCTTTGTCCACCTGGTCGAACCTCGTGTCACTAACCCATTTTTAGCTGAAGGTGAAGGTGAATACCATGGAGGTAGCAACGATTTCGTTTATTCCATCTGGAAGGGCCCAATCATCAGAGCTGGTAACTTTGCTCTGCACCCAGAGGTCGTCAGGGAGGAGGTTAAAGACCCTAGGACATTGATTGGTTACGGTAGATTCTTCATCTCCAACCCAGATTTAGTTGACCGTTTGGAAAAGGGACTGCCACTAAACAAATATGACAGGGACACTTTCTACAAAATGTCTGCTGAGGGCTATATTGACTACCCTACATATGAAGAAGCTCTCAAACTTGGCTGGGACAAAAATTAA
- the RGD3 gene encoding Rgd3p (similar to Saccharomyces cerevisiae YHR182W; ancestral locus Anc_5.56), whose translation MSVEEHIEGIYPDDDLKTGQLSVDQDLVKLSLRNTYWTKDYITGIKLFTKHMKGQNDLLIRDVKFYDDFVGNFWKPTLNSLQKLGATNSMNRRLLEVINRRFNIISTEHIEKNCRTPLQELRNLNENFLREAEKDLSSHYSVYAKNLVKVKQALSGCKKKVQYIFKLEKVKTQMEDCPPAFNDDKDDASSIRSKFICEFPYTLDERLKFDDYNQFMSFLQNLKETVVSEKNMFPVPGLPNESFQGKSLVKELKKLDPKLVISLFNIDRIGNEFILLGVIQEYSLNFYSSKSPQFDQEKYYYWSSEILSKQEKNNSARTRSKKPYGELTQSDIEHEERANVSSIRTSISDWIRKVSLHDSDDCDATESADINDDEWKDLKRQLEILQDDFFSKFCQLEYSKVQLEKAIYEYCRNYSKMEDEIKRTLLISNKIFQQKCEEFTESTVYSLQEEQLPQKSDGIEIRGFFLRDNGIPFRKWNIMETSDPVNLCKEISIESENFFCGSDINNDAAYADILETIKAILRQVEKEPNARKIAQSWHRDIDFIRVSNLKRDLLEKFKVSKTTESTNCLVTAQFLENTHTYVTNDFVGLIKLWLLELPDSLIPSNHYDDLARAKRPLISLCKQLPTSSLKFLQELVYHFQRLDSEPSLPPQTVRTLFRDNSDIDIPLAHHFVRKTGLQNPTDIKILSPALYAFFISRETSKNLQKLITNDPTATTTAGPLTDPPMIIIKDTAIPTTSTPNPPLNNKDGPFIPRPFKTSSTPTTPERPKRKSGLFLPFNVNGCPST comes from the coding sequence ATGTCTGTCGAAGAGCATATAGAAGGAATTTATcctgatgatgatttgaaaacgGGCCAGCTCTCTGTTGATCAGGATTTAGTTAAACTTTCACTAAGAAACACATATTGGACTAAAGATTATATTACAGGTATCAAACTATTTACAAAACATATGAAGGGACAAAATGATTTGTTAATTAGAGATGTGAAGTTTTATGACGATTTCGTTGGCAATTTTTGGAAGCCAACATTAAACAGCCTGCAAAAATTAGGAGCAACTAATTCAATGAACAGAAGGCTGCTCGAAGTAATAAATAGACGGTTCAATATAATATCCACAGAgcatattgaaaaaaactgtAGAACACCACTGCAAGAGCTCAGaaatttgaatgaaaactttcttcGCGAGGCAGAGAAAGATTTATCGTCCCATTATTCAGTATATGCCAAGAATTTAGTCAAAGTAAAACAAGCATTAAGTGGGtgtaagaaaaaagttcaatACATATTCAAGTTGGAGAAAGTTAAGACCCAAATGGAAGATTGTCCCCCTGCTTTCAATGACGATAAGGATGACGCGTCTTCAATCAGGTCTAAATTTATATGCGAGTTTCCTTACACTTTGGACGAAAGGTtaaaatttgatgattaCAATCAATTTATGTcatttttgcaaaatttaAAGGAAACTGTTGTCTCAGAGAAAAACATGTTTCCTGTTCCAGGGTTGCCAAATGAGAGTTTTCAGGGCAAGTCTTTAGTTaaggaattgaagaagttaGATCCCAAACTAGTCATatctcttttcaatattgaTAGAATAGGCAATGAATTTATTCTACTAGGTGTAATACAGGAGTATTCCTTGAATTTTTACTCTAGCAAAAGCCCCCAGTTTGACCAGGAAAAGTATTACTATTGGAGCAGTGAAATACTCAGcaagcaagaaaagaataatagtGCCAGAACCAGGAGTAAGAAACCGTATGGTGAATTAACACAATCCGATATCGAACATGAAGAAAGGGCAAATGTATCATCCATTAGAACGTCCATATCTGATTGGATTCGCAAAGTTAGCTTGCATGACAGTGATGATTGCGATGCAACGGAAAGTGCGGATATAAATGACGACGAATGGAAAGACTTAAAGCGGCAATTAGAAATATTACAAGACGATTTTTTCTCTAAATTCTGCCAGTTGGAATATAGCAAAGTGCAATTAGAGAAAGCAATATACGAATATTGTAGGAATTATTCTAAAATGGAggatgaaataaaaagaactCTTTTAATATCGAACAAGATTTTTCAGCAAAAATGTGAAGAATTTACTGAATCAACTGTATATTCTTTGCAAGAAGAACAGTTGCCACAAAAAAGTGATGGCATAGAAATAAGAGGATTTTTTCTTAGGGATAACGGTATACCGTTTCGCAAGTGGAATATCATGGAGACAAGTGACCCAGTCAATCTTTGCAAGGAAATATCCATTGAAAgtgagaattttttctgtgGTAGTGATATAAACAATGACGCTGCTTATGCAGATATTTTAGAGACGATAAAGGCCATACTCCGGCAGGttgaaaaagaaccaaatgCTAGAAAAATTGCACAAAGTTGGCACAGAGACATTGATTTTATAAGGGTCTCAAATTTAAAAAGAGATCTTTTGGAGAAATTCAAAGTATCGAAAACTACCGAGAGTACGAACTGCTTAGTAACTGCCcagtttttggaaaatacGCACACCTATGTGACTAACGATTTTGTCGGACTCATTAAATTATGGCTATTGGAGCTACCCGATAGCCTAATACCCTCAAACCATTATGATGACTTGGCCAGGGCAAAGAGGCCGCTGATTTCCTTATGTAAACAATTACCTACAAGTTCCTTAAAATTTCTACAAGAATTAGTATACCATTTTCAACGACTCGACAGCGAGCCCTCACTTCCACCACAAACGGTGAGAACTTTGTTTAGAGATAACAGTGACATAGACATCCCATTGGCGCACCACTTTGTTAGAAAGACAGGCTTACAGAACCCTACTGacatcaaaattttatcaCCAGCACTGTATGCTTTTTTCATCAGTCGAGAAACCTCAAAAAATCTGCAAAAACTAATTACTAATGACCCTACCGCGACGACAACAGCTGGGCCACTTACAGACCCACCGATGATAATTATAAAGGATACAGCCATACCTACAACCTCTACTCCTAACCCACCGCTCAACAACAAGGATGGCCCTTTCATACCACGGCCCTTCAAGACTAGCTCTACTCCGACAACCCCAGAAAGACCTAAACGTAAGAGCGGCCTCTTCTTACCCTTCAATGTCAACGGCTGCCCCTCTACATAA
- the FMO1 gene encoding N,N-dimethylaniline monooxygenase (similar to Saccharomyces cerevisiae FMO1 (YHR176W); ancestral locus Anc_5.60): MTVNDKKRLAIIGGGPGGLAAARVFSQSSANFEIEIFVKDYDIGGVWHYPKQGQDGRVMYDHLETNISKELMQFSGFPFKASVPLYPSRKDIWEYLKNYYDEFIVNQDAITIHFNTEVSYLEKKNSHWKVTSKNELGTTKSDFDFVIVASGHYSVPKFPSDITGLEQWFDNRGAIHSKDFKNCEFARDKVVIVAGNGSSGQDIANQLTTVAKKVYNSIKEPANSQPGAKSTDTIPTINGCDWKSHSVTLSDGRIIQDVDYIIFATGYYYSYPFIEPSIRLDILGEGVTDDKRSSVNLHNLWEHMIYVKDPTLSFILTPQLVIPFPLSELQAAIMVEVFCKNLPITTEFDSSVCGAHNFPKGKDLVHYAELQALLDGIPHRIGHFKPVKWDERLIELRNASYSDKEERNVLLAEHAQALNKKKVPYFLPAPHAQLKFKD; this comes from the coding sequence ATGACAGTGaatgacaaaaaaagattagCAATCATAGGTGGGGGACCAGGGGGGTTAGCAGCTGCAAGGGTCTTCTCACAAAGTTCCgctaattttgaaatagaAATATTTGTAAAAGATTACGATATTGGGGGTGTTTGGCATTATCCAAAACAAGGACAAGATGGGAGGGTTATGTATGACCATTTGGAAACCAATATATCCAAAGAGCTAATGCAGTTTAGCGGGTTCCCCTTCAAGGCAAGCGTACCTCTCTATCCCTCCAGAAAAGACATTTGggaatatttgaaaaattactaCGATGAGTTCATTGTCAACCAAGATGCTATCACCATCCACTTCAACACTGAGGTTTCCTAtttggagaagaaaaactctCATTGGAAAGTGACATCTAAAAACGAACTAGGAACCACAAAATCAGATTTTGATTTCGTTATTGTTGCCTCTGGCCATTACAGTGTCCCCAAATTCCCGTCCGATATCACAGGCCTCGAACAATGGTTTGACAATAGGGGTGCAATTCATTCTAAGGACTTCAAAAACTGTGAATTTGCCCGCGACAAAGTGGTTATTGTGGCGGGCAACGGCAGTTCTGGCCAGGATATTGCCAACCAACTGACTACTGTTGCAAAGAAAGTATATAATAGTATAAAGGAGCCTGCGAACAGCCAACCTGGGGCTAAATCAACTGATACCATCCCGACAATAAATGGTTGTGATTGGAAAAGTCATTCGGTCACTTTATCTGATGGAAGAATAATTCAAGATGTAGACTACATTATATTCGCTACAGGCTATTATTATAGCTACCCATTTATAGAACCCTCTATTAGGCTAGACATATTGGGAGAAGGTGTCACTGACGATAAACGCTCCTCTGTTAACTTGCACAATTTATGGGAGCACATGATTTATGTAAAGGACCCCACGTTATCCTTTATCTTGACTCCACAATTAGTAATCCCCTTCCCATTGTCAGAACTCCAAGCGGCCATTATGGTCGAAGTATTTTGTAAAAACTTACCCATCACGACAGAATTCGATTCTAGCGTCTGTGGTGCACATAATTTCCCAAAGGGCAAGGATCTGGTGCATTACGCCGAGTTACAGGCACTTCTGGATGGTATCCCGCACAGAATTGGCCATTTTAAGCCAGTAAAATGGGATGAAAGACTCATTGAACTAAGAAACGCAAGCTATTCagacaaagaagaaagaaatgtgCTTTTAGCGGAACACGCACAAGCcctaaataaaaaaaaagtaccATACTTTCTCCCAGCGCCACATGCTCAACTTAAATTTAAAGATTAA
- the ROF1 gene encoding Rof1p (similar to Saccharomyces cerevisiae YHR177W), whose protein sequence is MNISPTCFGYIDDEEDLALIFQGVLNGDLKCIERRPYEAEKAGLVSSGNIFVFNEEKSGIKRWTDGFSWSPSRISGKFLVYREYNRLVSFQDPSLHNILDYNIFKRAHREYFYTGLLKKTFSLKFNIDPTETNKLETFHLIAYYAEKDIDQGSLKRPSENPFFQKFCPSQELSDALQKVAVGNGRSNPSRNNERDRAKAHNSRMSSSLSPSSSYSHHSNKDTSSPGNIPNRASFNNESNVQIPLKTLHNISGNMHTQQPQYILPIEQQNQLPFPYVQHQPQPIGIYNPSYEPGLKRTVSQPVIFCNTYNTLPQQPISSPHGGRSVTPPMVYLPNEINARPYQNINLYYSRSGLESNNLNAPIPSNMVPPVHSILMHDYRQQKLPTNSNPAQPHNATIAPSIGNKDLDGMYILPAPRINPPSHTQYQMTFAPNSMQHPSSFNRNNTPTDHIYHQNSK, encoded by the coding sequence ATGAATATCAGCCCCACTTGTTTTGGGTATATCGACGACGAGGAAGACTTGGCCCTTATTTTCCAGGGTGTACTCAACGGAGATCTGAAATGTATCGAACGAAGGCCATATGAAGCAGAAAAGGCTGGATTAGTCAGTTCAGGAaacatttttgtttttaatgAAGAGAAATCTGGAATCAAAAGATGGACCGATGGTTTTTCTTGGTCTCCTTCTAGAATTTCAGGCAAATTTCTCGTATATAGAGAGTATAATAGACTTGTTTCCTTTCAGGATCCATCATTGCATAACATCCTTGActataatattttcaagagGGCACATagagaatatttttatacTGGCCTGCTCAAAAAGAcgttttctttgaagttcAACATAGATCCCACTGAAACTAATAAACTGGAGACATTTCACCTTATCGCTTACTATGCGGAAAAGGACATTGATCAAGGAAGTTTGAAGAGACCTTCAGAAAATCCTTTCTTCCAGAAATTCTGTCCCTCACAAGAACTCTCAGATGCTTTGCAAAAAGTAGCTGTGGGAAATGGCAGATCAAACCCCTCTAGGAACAATGAAAGAGACAGAGCGAAAGCTCATAACTCTAGAATGAGTAGTTCGTTGTCACCTTCTTCGAGCTATAGTCACCACTCAAACAAAGATACTAGTTCTCCAGGAAATATTCCAAATAGGGCGTCCTTCAATAATGAGAGTAACGTTCAAATACCTTTGAAAACTCTCCATAATATTTCTGGGAACATGCATACACAACAGCCGCAATATATCTTACCAATAGAACAACAGAATCAATTACCTTTCCCATACGTACAGCATCAACCACAACCAATAGGCATATACAATCCTAGCTACGAACCTGGATTGAAGCGCACGGTTTCACAACCTGTGATTTTCTGTAACACTTACAATACACTCCCACAACAACCTATTTCATCGCCACATGGAGGACGGAGTGTAACACCTCCAATGGTATACTTGCCTAATGAAATAAACGCAAGACCATAccaaaatatcaatttATATTACTCAAGATCAGGCCTTGAGTCCAATAATCTCAACGCTCCTATCCCATCAAATATGGTACCCCCGGTGCATTCAATATTAATGCATGATTACCGACAACAAAAACTACCCACTAATTCTAATCCCGCTCAACCTCATAATGCAACCATAGCCCCCTCTATAGGCAACAAAGACTTGGATGGAATGTATATTCTACCAGCACCTCGTATCAACCCCCCATCTCACACGCAATACCAAATGACTTTTGCGCCAAACAGCATGCAGCATCCATCTTCATTTAATAGAAACAATACACCAACCGATCACATATACCACCAAAACTCAAAGTAG
- the CTR2 gene encoding low-affinity Cu transporter (similar to Saccharomyces cerevisiae CTR2 (YHR175W); ancestral locus Anc_5.61) encodes MESSTHRMEVSAGHDHSGMHMGDEDDMCSMNMLFSWSYKNTCIVFEWWHIKTLPGLILSCLAIFGLAYLYEYLKYCINKRQLSQRVLLPNRSLTKINQKDKVSNSILYGLQVGFSFMLMLVFMTYNGWLMLAVLCGAIWGNYSWNASYSPEIDDNSLACH; translated from the coding sequence ATGGAAAGCTCAACTCATAGAATGGAAGTAAGCGCAGGTCACGACCATAGTGGCATGCATATGGGAGATGAGGATGATATGTGTTCGATGAACATGCTATTCTCGTGGTCATACAAAAATACATGCATTGTCTTTGAATGGTGGCATATCAAGACACTACCTGGACTAATTTTAAGCTGTTTAGCAATTTTTGGGCTGGCGTACCTTTACGAGTATTTAAAGTATTGTATCAATAAGAGACAACTATCACAGAGAGTTTTATTGCCAAATCGATCCCTAACGAAGATTAATCAGAAAGACAAAGTCTCTAATAGTATCCTGTACGGTTTACAAGTAGGATTCTCGTTTATGCTGATGCTTGTGTTCATGACTTATAATGGGTGGTTGATGCTAGCTGTCCTATGTGGAGCAATATGGGGTAATTACAGCTGGAATGCATCCTATAGCCCTGAAATAGATGACAACTCGCTTGCCTGCCATTGA
- the SVP26 gene encoding Svp26p (similar to Saccharomyces cerevisiae SVP26 (YHR181W); ancestral locus Anc_5.57) — protein MLLELISYAGTAFGFLFLTLSIASGLYYISELVEEHTEPTRRFLTRAIYSIILVLISLMLLDGFPFKLTLFSIACYIVYYQNLKSFPYISLTSPTFLLSCVCVVLNHYFWFKYFNDTEVPPQFKYDPNYIPRRRASFAEVASFFGICVWFIPFALFVSLSAGDYVLPTTSEQHMTKKNDDIMTNNQPKLRKRAVGLARVVINSVRKYIYSLARVFGFEIEPDFDRLDV, from the coding sequence ATGCTGTTAGAACTGATTTCATATGCAGGGACCGCTTTTgggtttctttttttaactcTTTCAATTGCATCAGGTTTATACTACATTAGTGAACTAGTTGAAGAACACACAGAACCAACAAGACGATTTCTAACAAGAGCAATTTATAGTATAATATTGGTGTTAATATCACTTATGTTACTTGATGGCTTCCCATTTAAACTAACCCTTTTTTCCATTGCATGTTACATAGTATACTAtcaaaacttgaaaagTTTTCCCTATATTTCTTTAACCAGTCCAACTTTTCTATTAAGTTGCGTATGTGTTGTCTTGAACCACTACTTCTGgttcaaatattttaatgatACTGAAGTTCCGCCACAGTTCAAATATGATCCAAATTATATACCACGCAGACGTGCTAGTTTTGCTGAGGTAGCCTCATTTTTTGGTATATGCGTTTGGTTCATACCATTCGCCttatttgtttctttgtCTGCTGGTGATTATGTGTTACCAACAACTAGTGAGCAACATATGACTAAGAAAAATGACGACATTATGACAAACAACCAACCAAAATTACGCAAAAGAGCGGTAGGTTTGGCTCGTGTAGTTATCAATTCGGTAAGAAAGTACATCTATTCTCTAGCTCGCGTATTTGGTTTTGAGATAGAACCTGATTTTGATAGACTAGATGTTTAA